A stretch of the Amia ocellicauda isolate fAmiCal2 chromosome 10, fAmiCal2.hap1, whole genome shotgun sequence genome encodes the following:
- the tmem64 gene encoding transmembrane protein 64 isoform X1, which translates to MWHLSVKALKHAASKGRVLLARWLQRSSPDPSDCDTMDILICGPYDERGVGSKLDPDAQGDPGSSEAGVPLLGELRAPCCGSTCCCKSALLLCVLAVLCFSSVALVRQYLKDLLLWVESLDTLAGALLFIVGLIAVSFPCGWGYILLNVAAGYLYGFVLGMGLVMVGVLIGTFIAHVVCKRLLTRWVLAKIESSEQLSAVIRVVEGGSGLKVVALARLTPIPFGLQNAVFSITDVSLPNYLVASSVGLLPTQLLNSYLGTTLRTMEDVIAEQSVSGYLIFSLQIIISIGLMFYVVHRAQVELNAAIVACQMELKSSYLNGSSLTLNSATYCSKRTSATGGVNVV; encoded by the exons ATGTGGCACCTCTCGGTAAAAGCGCTCAAACACGCCGCCTCCAAGGGCCGGGTGCTGCTCGCCCGGTGGCTGCAGAGGTCCAGCCCGGACCCCAGCGACTGCGACACCATGGACATCCTGATCTGCGGCCCGTACGACGAGCGCGGTGTGGGCAGCAAGCTGGACCCGGACGCGCAGGGGGACCCGGGCAGCAGCGAGGCCGGGGTGCCGCTCCTCGGGGAGCTCAGAGCCCCGTGCTGCGGGTCCACCTGTTGCTGCAAGAGCGCCctgctgctgtgtgtgctgGCCGTGCTGTGCTTCTCCTCCGTGGCGCTGGTGCGCCAGTACCTGAAGGACCTGCTGCTGTGGGTGGAGAGCCTGGACACTCTGGCGGGCGCCCTGCTCTTCATTGTGGGGCTGATCGCCGTATCTTTCCCCTGCGGCTGGGGCTACATCCTGCTGAACGTGGCCGCGGGCTACCTGTACGGGTTCGTGCTGGGCATGGGCCTGGTGATGGTGGGGGTGCTGATCGGGACCTTCATCGCCCATGTGGTCTGCAAGCGGCTGCTGACCCGCTGGGTACTGGCGAAGATCGAGAGCAGCGAGCAGCTGAGCGCCGTCATCCGGGTGGTGGAGGGGGGGAGCGGGCTGAAAGTCGTGGCCTTGGCGAGACTCACGCCGATACCCTTTGGACTCCAAAACGCAGTGTTTTCA ATCACAGATGTGTCCTTGCCAAACTACCTTGTGGCTTCCTCCGTGGGGCTCCTGCCCACCCAGCTCCTGAACTCCTACCTGGGGACGACGCTGCGCACCATGGAGGATGTCATTGCGGAGCAGAGCGTCAGTGGATATCTGATCTTCAGTCTTCAG ATTATCATCAGTATCGGCCTGATGTTTTACGTGGTGCATCGCGCTCAGGTGGAGCTGAACGCGGCCATCGTGGCCTGTCAGATGGAGCTGAAATCATCATACCTGAACGGCAGCAGCCTGACTCTCAACAGCGCCACCTATTGCAGTAAGCGAACatccgccacggggggcgtgaaCGTGGTTTGA
- the tmem64 gene encoding transmembrane protein 64 isoform X2 yields the protein MWHLSVKALKHAASKGRVLLARWLQRSSPDPSDCDTMDILICGPYDERGVGSKLDPDAQGDPGSSEAGVPLLGELRAPCCGSTCCCKSALLLCVLAVLCFSSVALVRQYLKDLLLWVESLDTLAGALLFIVGLIAVSFPCGWGYILLNVAAGYLYGFVLGMGLVMVGVLIGTFIAHVVCKRLLTRWVLAKIESSEQLSAVIRVVEGGSGLKVVALARLTPIPFGLQNAVFSITDVSLPNYLVASSVGLLPTQLLNSYLGTTLRTMEDVIAEQSVSGYLIFSLQIIISIGLMFYVVHRAQVELNAAIVACQMELKSSYLNGSSLTLNSATYCI from the exons ATGTGGCACCTCTCGGTAAAAGCGCTCAAACACGCCGCCTCCAAGGGCCGGGTGCTGCTCGCCCGGTGGCTGCAGAGGTCCAGCCCGGACCCCAGCGACTGCGACACCATGGACATCCTGATCTGCGGCCCGTACGACGAGCGCGGTGTGGGCAGCAAGCTGGACCCGGACGCGCAGGGGGACCCGGGCAGCAGCGAGGCCGGGGTGCCGCTCCTCGGGGAGCTCAGAGCCCCGTGCTGCGGGTCCACCTGTTGCTGCAAGAGCGCCctgctgctgtgtgtgctgGCCGTGCTGTGCTTCTCCTCCGTGGCGCTGGTGCGCCAGTACCTGAAGGACCTGCTGCTGTGGGTGGAGAGCCTGGACACTCTGGCGGGCGCCCTGCTCTTCATTGTGGGGCTGATCGCCGTATCTTTCCCCTGCGGCTGGGGCTACATCCTGCTGAACGTGGCCGCGGGCTACCTGTACGGGTTCGTGCTGGGCATGGGCCTGGTGATGGTGGGGGTGCTGATCGGGACCTTCATCGCCCATGTGGTCTGCAAGCGGCTGCTGACCCGCTGGGTACTGGCGAAGATCGAGAGCAGCGAGCAGCTGAGCGCCGTCATCCGGGTGGTGGAGGGGGGGAGCGGGCTGAAAGTCGTGGCCTTGGCGAGACTCACGCCGATACCCTTTGGACTCCAAAACGCAGTGTTTTCA ATCACAGATGTGTCCTTGCCAAACTACCTTGTGGCTTCCTCCGTGGGGCTCCTGCCCACCCAGCTCCTGAACTCCTACCTGGGGACGACGCTGCGCACCATGGAGGATGTCATTGCGGAGCAGAGCGTCAGTGGATATCTGATCTTCAGTCTTCAG ATTATCATCAGTATCGGCCTGATGTTTTACGTGGTGCATCGCGCTCAGGTGGAGCTGAACGCGGCCATCGTGGCCTGTCAGATGGAGCTGAAATCATCATACCTGAACGGCAGCAGCCTGACTCTCAACAGCGCCACCTATTGCA TTTAA